In Oncorhynchus tshawytscha isolate Ot180627B linkage group LG01, Otsh_v2.0, whole genome shotgun sequence, the genomic stretch AAATGGGTTACTTTTGAGTACTGAAAACATGGGTCAAACTTTGATTTTGGAAAGAACTACCACTACGTATTGGGATTCACCCTAAGTCACCTtttatgtctcctctctctgtagctgggagggtgtggtctgtttggaGTGGGAGTGTGGCTATCATTCACCCAGTCCGAGTTCTCCTCCCTCCCGCTGTCTTTTCCCTCACTCTCTGCAGCAAACCTACTTCTGGTCGCTGGGGGCGTCACCATGGTGACAGGCTTCCTCGGTTGCCTTGGCGCCCTGAAGGAGCAGCGCTGCCTGCTGATGACGGTGAGTccccatgacatcacaatacatggGTCAACCTCAATCATGTTAAATACCGTTACAAGTCAACTTACCACAACACACAAaaccacatacacacgcacaggtCCAAATAATTTTAAATATctattcacatctctctctcccgtctctctctcccatctctctctcccatctctctctccctccctctccacagtTCTTTGTAATCCTTTTGCTCCTGGTGTTGACAGAGgtgactctaaccctggttctccATATCTTTCACAACGAGGTGAGTCCAGTCTACCATCCATCTACAACCCTACTGGCCACTCATAAAGATCCAGTTTCACCCACTAATGTTTAACAACCCCAAATGGGGGTCGTTAGTAAAGTTTTACCGCTATATTACCACTAAATTAACAaccagtgtttaaaaaaaaatgatatactgatacagagattgaTGCAGAAGACAAAGAGGTGGTACAGTCATCTACATTCTAGAGGCCTTCTGTACATCTGCATTATCCCCTATATCTGTCTCATATGCTGCAAGTATATGAAGGCCCCCACttcatccttctctttctttctccctttccatCCCTTCTTTCAGCTGGACACGAAAGCTCAGGATGATTTAAAGGAGGGGATGAAGAATTACTTGACAGACGAAGGACTGAAGAAGTCATGGGACAATGTGCAGAAAATGGTAGAgggggatcaaatcaaatcaaatttatttgtcacatacacatggttagcagatgttaataagagtgtagcaaaatgcttgtgcttctagttccgacaatgcagtaataaccaacgagtaatctaacctaacaattccaaaactacttccttatacacacaagtgtaaaggaataaagaatatgtacataaatatatatgaatgagtgatggtacagaacagcataggcaagatgcagtagatggtatagagtacagtatatacatatgagatgagtaatgtagggtatgtaaacaaagtggcatagtttaaagtggctagtgatacatgtattacataaagatgcagtagatgatagagtacagtatatacatatacatatgagatgagtaatgtagggtatgtaaacattatattaagtagcattgtttaaagtggctagtgatatattttacatcaatttccgctgctgcgccttcttcacgatgctgtctgtgtgggtggaccaattcagtttgtctgtgatgtgtacgccgaggaacttaaaacttactaccctctccactactgtcccatcgatgtggataggagggtgctccctttgctgtttcctgaagtccacaatcatctttttAGTTTCGTTGACGtttagtgtgaggttattttcctgacaccacactccgagggccctcaccacctccctgtaggccgtctcgtcgttgttggtaatcaagcctaccactgtagtgtcgtccgcaaacttgatgattgagttggaggcgtgcttggccacgcagtcgtgggtgaacagggagtacaggagagggctcagaacgcacccttgtggggccccagtgttgaggatcagcggggtggagatgttgttacctaccctcaccacctgggggcgggcccgtcaggaagtccagtacccagttgcacagggcggggtcgagacccagggtctcgagcttgatgacgagcttggagggtactatggtgttgaatgccgagctgtagtcgatgaacagcattctcacataggtattcctcttgtccagatgggttagggcagtgtgcagtgtggttgagattgcatcgtctgtggacctatttgggcggtaagcaaattggagtgggtctagggtgtcaggtagggtggaggtgatatggtccttgactagtctctcaaagcacttcatgatgacggaagtgagtgctacgggtcggtagtcgtttagctcagttaccgtagctttcttgggaacaggaacgatggtggccctcttgaagcatgtgggaacagcagactgggataaggattgattgaatgtgtccgtaaacacaccagccagctggtctgcgcatgctctgaggacgcggctggggatgccgtctgggcctgcagccttgcgagggttaacatgcttaaatgttttactcatgttggctgcagtgaagaagagtccgcatgttttggttgcgggccgtgtcagtggcactgtactgtcctcaaagaaagcaaaaaagttatttagtctgcctgggagcaagacatcctggtccgtgacggggctggttttctttttacaatccgtgattgactgtagaccctgccacgtacctcttgtgtctgagccgttgaattgcgactctactttgtctctatactgacgcttagcttgtttgattgccttgtggagggaatagctacacggtttgtattcggtcatgtttccggtcaccttgccctggttaaaagcagtggttcgtgctttcagtttcacacgaatgctgcaatcaatccacggtttatggtttgggaatgttttaatcgttgctatgggaacgtcatcttcaatgcactttctactgaactcgctcaccgaatcagcgtattcgtcaatgttgttgttggacgcagtgtggaacatatcccagtccacgtgatggaagcagtcttggagcgtggaatcagattggtcagaccagcgttgaacagacctgagcgtgggagcttcttgttttagcttctatctgtaggcagggagcaacaaaatggagtcgtggtcagcttttccgaaaggagggcaggggagggccttatatgcgttgcggaagttagaatagcaatgatccaaggttttaccagccctggttgtgcAAACGTTATGCctatacaatttagggagtcttgctttcagattagccttgttaaaatccccagctacaatgaatgcagcctcaggatatgcggtttccagtttgcatagagtttAATAAAGTaaagggccatcgatgtgtctgcttgggggggaatatatacggctgtgattataatcgaagagaattcccttggtagataatgcggtcgacatttgattgtgaggaattctaaatcaggtgaacagaaggacttgagttcctttatgttgttgtgaccacaccacgtctcgttaaccataaggcatacacccccgcccctcttcttaccagaaagatgtttgtttctgtctgcgcaatgcgtgaagaaaccagctggctgcaccgattccgttgGAGTCTCTCGAATGAGCCAtttttccgtgaagcaaagaacgttacagtctctgatatccctctggaatgctacccttgctcggatttcatcaaccttgttgtcaagagactggacattggcgagaagtatgctagggagtggtgcgcgatgtgcccgtctccggagcctgtccagaagaccgcttcgtttccctctttttcgacgtctttgttttgggtcgcaggctgggatccattctgttctcctgggtgaaaggcagaacacaggatccgcttcgggaaagtcatattcctggttgtactgatggtgagttgacgttgctcttatattcagtagttcttcccgactgtatgtaatgaaacctaagattacctggtgtaccaatgtaagaaataacacgtaaacatttttttttttaaatgcatagtttcctaggaacgcgaagcgaggcggccatctctgttgaCATCGgaagtagggttaggggaaaCCCACCAATCTCTAGTTTGTCACCTTATATGGTGCTTGTGTCTGTTCTGTGTATATTTTGTGTATTTCGTGATAAATCACTTAATCTGACTGACGATGATAGTAAGGACTTACACTGAGTatagaaaacattaggaacacctgctcgttccatgacatagactgaccaggggaattgagaggtgaaagctataatcccttattgatgtgacTTATtaaaatctacttcaatcagtgtagatgaagggtaggaagatttttaagccttgagacaattgagacgtatTGTGTAtatatgccattcagagggtgaatgaggcaagaaaaaatatttacgTGCCTtttaatggggtatggtagtagttgccaggtgcaccggtgcaatgctgctgggttttcacaatcaatagtttcccatgtgtatcaagccaacttaacacaactgtgggaagtttTGGAATCAGTATGGGCCACCATCCCTGtgaaacactttcaacaccttgtatagtccatgccccgacgaactgAAGCTGTTGGTTACATTATTTCAAATTTGTGTCATTATTTCGACAGGCTATACAGCCTACACTTTCTCATTTTGAACTTCTAATGTGAGTGGGATGGGTTAGCTTCATGACAACTACACCAGCAGACactcaccgatttgacagctctaatgcagtTACACATCCAACATCGCAAAAACACCAGGGGTGAGTTCAGTTCACTTGAATGCTTGCTACGTTGTGGAACAGCTTGTACTGAATGTTCTTGAACAGACTTTGAGGTACGTCTGCTCTGTTTGGTGGGTGTGCCGGagtgtggcttgaagcaatgacAGACGTATTTAAAAGGCAGAGGTGCATTTTTAAATCAGAATCCAACC encodes the following:
- the LOC112261573 gene encoding tetraspanin-4, translating into MSASRRCLCCVKYLMFVFNLIFWLGGCGLFGVGVWLSFTQSEFSSLPLSFPSLSAANLLLVAGGVTMVTGFLGCLGALKEQRCLLMTFFVILLLLVLTEVTLTLVLHIFHNELDTKAQDDLKEGMKNYLTDEGLKKSWDNVQKMFKCCGVTNKTDWYLVVNGTLPFSCCSGGMDQCVEGWIEPCYQKARQWLLDNILSVLVFGVCIGIVQILALIFSLLMYCQILRAEKYLD